In Mus musculus strain C57BL/6J chromosome 1, GRCm38.p6 C57BL/6J, a single genomic region encodes these proteins:
- the Prg4 gene encoding proteoglycan 4 isoform X1 — protein MGWKILPVCLSLLLPVVLIQQVSSQDLSSCAGRCGEGYSRDATCNCDYNCQHYMECCPDFKRVCTTELSCKGRCFESFARGRECDCDSQCKQYGKCCADYDSFCEEVKDNKKNTPKKKPNPEPPAVDEAGSGLDNGEFKLTPPPPDPPTTPHSKVTTSPKTTAAKPVTPKPSLAPNSETSKEASLASNKETTVETKETTATNKQSSASKKKTTSAKETRSAEKTSDKDVEPTSTTPKNSAPTTTKKPVTTTKEPVPTTPKEPEPTTPKEPPPTTKKPEPTTPKEPEPTTPKEPEPTTPKEPEPTTPKEPEPTTPKEPPPTTKKPEPTTPKEPEPTTPKEPEPTTTKEPEPTTTKEPESTTRKEPEPTTPKEPEPTTPKEPEPTTPKEPEPTTPKEPEPTTLKEPEPTTPKEPEPTTPKEPEPTTPKEPEPTTPKEPEPTTPKEPEPTTPKEPEPTTPKEPEPTTPKEPEPTTPKEPEPTTPKEPEPTTPKEPEPTTLKEPEPTTPKEPEPTTPKEPEPTTLKEPEPTTPKEPEPTTLKEPEPTTPKEPEPTTTKEPESTTRKEPEPTTPKEPEPTTPKEPEPTTPKEPEPTTPKEPEPTTPKEPEPTTPKEPEPTTPKEPEPTTPKKPEPTTPKEPEPTTPKEPEPTTPKEPEPTTPKEPEPTTRKEPEPTTPKEPEPTTPKEPEPTTPKKPEPTTTSPKTTTLKATTLAPKVTAPAEEIQNKPEETTPASEDSDDSKTTLKPQKPTKAPKPTKKPTKAPKKPTSTKKPKTPKTRKPKTTPSPLKTTSATPELNTTPLEVMLPTTTIPKQTPNPETAEVNPDHEDADGGEGEKPLIPGPPVLFPTAIPGTDLLAGRLNQGININPMLSDETNLCNGKPVDGLTTLRNGTLVAFRGHYFWMLNPFRPPSPPRRITEVWGIPSPIDTVFTRCNCEGKTFFFKDSQYWRFTNDVVDPGYPKQIVKGFGGLTGKIVAALSIAKYKDRPESVYFFKRGGNIQQYTYKQEPMKKCTGRRPAINYSVYGEAAQVRRRRFERAVGPFQTHTFRIHYSVPMRVSYQDKGFLHNEVKVSTMWRGFPNVVTSAITLPNIRKPDGYDYYAFSKDQYYNIDVPTRTARAITTRSGQTLSKIWYNCP, from the exons tAAAAGATAACAAGAAAAACACTCCTAAAAAGAAACCCAATCCAGAACCGCCGGCTGTGGATGAAGCTGGAAGCGGGCTGGATAATGGTGAGTTCAAGCTCACCCCACCTCCTCCTGACCCTCCTACTACTCCACACAGCAAAGTCACCACATCTCCCAAGACTACAGCAGCAAAACCAGTAACTCCTAAACCCAGTCTTGCACCTAATTCTGAGACATCCAAAGAGGCATCTTTAGCATCCAATAAAGAGACAACAGTTGAAACGAAAGAGACTACTGCAACAAATAAACAATCTTCTGCCAGTAAAAAAAAGACGACTTCAGCTAAAGAGACACGGAGTGCAGAGAAAACATCTGATAAAGATGTTGAGCCCACATCTACAACTCCCAAGAACTCAGCTCCCACTACTACCAAGAAGCCTGTTACTACAACCAAGGAACCAGTTCCTACCACTCCCAAGGAGCCTGAACCCACAACTCCCAAGGAACCACCTCCAACCACCAAGAAGCCTGAACCCACCACCCCCAAGGAGCCTGAACCCACAACTCCCAAGGAGCCTGAACCCACCACCCCCAAGGAGCCTGAACCCACCACTCCCAAGGAGCCTGAACCCACAACTCCCAAGGAACCACCTCCAACCACCAAGAAGCCTGAACCCACCACCCCCAAGGAGCCTGAACCCACAACTCCCAAGGAGCCTgaacccaccaccaccaaggagcctgaacccaccaccaccaaggaGCCTGAATCCACCACCCGCAAGGAGCCTGAACCCACCACTCCCAAGGAGCCTGAACCCACAACTCCCAAGGAGCCTGAACCTACAACCCCCAAGGAGCCTGAACCCACAACTCCCAAGGAGCCTGAACCCACCACTCTCAAGGAGCCTGAACCCACCACGCCCAAGGAGCCTGAACCCACAACTCCCAAGGAGCCTGAACCTACAACCCCCAAGGAGCCTGAACCCACAACTCCCAAGGAGCCTGAACCCACAACTCCCAAGGAGCCTGAACCCACAACTCCCAAGGAGCCTGAACCCACAACTCCCAAGGAGCCTGAACCCACCACGCCCAAGGAGCCTGAACCCACAACCCCCAAGGAGCCTGAACCTACAACCCCCAAGGAGCCTGAACCCACAACTCCCAAGGAGCCTGAACCCACCACTCTCAAGGAGCCTGAACCTACAACCCCCAAGGAGCCTGAACCCACCACTCCCAAGGAGCCTGAACCCACCACTCTCAAGGAGCCTGAACCCACCACGCCCAAGGAGCCTGAACCCACCACTCTCAAGGAGCCTGAACCTACAACCCCCAAGGAGCCTgaacccaccaccaccaaggaGCCTGAATCCACCACCCGCAAGGAGCCTGAACCCACCACTCCCAAGGAGCCTGAACCCACAACTCCCAAGGAGCCTGAACCCACAACTCCCAAGGAGCCTGAACCCACCACGCCCAAGGAGCCTGAACCCACAACTCCCAAGGAGCCTGAACCCACCACGCCCAAGGAGCCTGAACCCACAACCCCCAAGGAGCCTGAACCCACAACTCCCAAGAAACCTGAACCCACAACTCCCAAGGAGCCTGAACCTACAACCCCCAAGGAGCCTGAACCCACCACCCCCAAGGAGCCTGAACCCACCACGCCCAAGGAGCCTGAACCCACAACTCGCAAGGAGCCTGAACCTACAACTCCCAAGGAGCCTGAACCTACAACCCCCAAGGAGCCTGAACCCACAACTCCCAAGAAGCCTGAACCCACCACCACATCACCCAAAACCACTACTCTGAAAGCAACAACTCTTGCACCCAAAGTAACTGCTCCAGCAGAAGAGATTCAGAACAAACCTGAAGAAACAACTCCTGCATCAGAAGATTCTGATGATTCTAAAACAACTCTAAAACCACAGAAGCCAACCAAAGCACCCAAGCCTACCAAAAAGCCAACCAAAGCACCCAAGAAGCCCACCTCTACCAAAAAGCCAAAGAcaccaaaaacaagaaaaccaaaaactacACCATCTCCTCTAAAGACGACTTCAGCAACACCTGAACTGAATACCACCCCTCTAGAAGTCATGCTGCCAACCACCACCATCCCTAAACAAACTCCAAACCCTGAAACAGCTGAAGTAAATCCAGATCATGAAGATGCAGATGGAGGTGAAGGAGAAAAACCTCTGATTCCCGGGCCCCCTGTGCTATTCCCCACAGCTATTCCAGGCACTGATCTTTTGGCCGGGAGACTCAATCAAGGCATTAACATCAATCCCATGCTTTCAG ATGAGACCAATTTATGCAATGGTAAGCCAGTGGATGGACTGACTACGCTGCGCAATGGGACATTAGTTGCATTTCGAG GTCATTATTTCTGGATGCTGAATCCATTCAGACCACCATCTCCACCACGCAGAATTACCGAAGTTTGGGGTATTCCCTCTCCTATTGACACAGTTTTTACTAGATGTAACTGTGAAGGAAAAACTTTCTTCTttaag GATTCTCAGTACTGGCGCTTCACCAATGATGTGGTAGATCCTGGGTATCCTAAACAAATTGTCAAAGGCTTTGGAGGACTAACAGGGAAGATAGTGGCTGCTCTTTCAATAGCCAAGTACAAGGACAGGCCTGAATCTGTGTACTTCTTCAAGAGAG GTGGCAACATTCAGCAGTACACTTATAAACAGGAGCCAATGAAGAAGTGCACAGGGAGGCGGCCTGCCATCAACTACTCGGTGTACGGGGAGGCAGCACAGGTCAGGAGGCGCCGCTTTGAGCGTGCTGTTGGACCTTTCCAGACACACACCTTCAGGATCCATTACTCGGTGCCCATGAGAGTTTCTTATCAAGACAAAG GTTTCCTCCACAATGAAGTCAAAGTGAGTACAATGTGGAGAGGGTTTCCAAATGTTGTTACTTCAGCGATAACACTGCCTAACATTAGGAAACCTGATGGCTATGATTACTACGCCTTTTCCAAAG atCAATACTATAACATTGATGTGCctacaagaacagcaagagcAATTACCACACGTTCAGGGCAGACCCTCTCCAAAATCTGGTACAACTGTCCTTGA
- the Prg4 gene encoding proteoglycan 4 isoform 1 precursor (isoform 1 precursor is encoded by transcript variant 1) has product MGWKILPVCLSLLLPVVLIQQVSSQDLSSCAGRCGEGYSRDATCNCDYNCQHYMECCPDFKRVCTTELSCKGRCFESFARGRECDCDSQCKQYGKCCADYDSFCEEVHNPTSPSPKTAPPPPGASHTIKSTTKRSPKSPKKKTKKVVESEEITEEHSVSENQESSSSSSSSSSTIRKIKSSKNSANRELQKNPKVKDNKKNTPKKKPNPEPPAVDEAGSGLDNGEFKLTPPPPDPPTTPHSKVTTSPKTTAAKPVTPKPSLAPNSETSKEASLASNKETTVETKETTATNKQSSASKKKTTSAKETRSAEKTSDKDVEPTSTTPKNSAPTTTKKPVTTTKEPVPTTPKEPEPTTPKEPPPTTKKPEPTTPKEPEPTTPKEPEPTTPKEPEPTTPKEPEPTTPKEPPPTTKKPEPTTPKEPEPTTPKEPEPTTTKEPEPTTTKEPESTTRKEPEPTTPKEPEPTTPKEPEPTTPKEPEPTTPKEPEPTTLKEPEPTTPKEPEPTTPKEPEPTTPKEPEPTTPKEPEPTTPKEPEPTTPKEPEPTTPKEPEPTTPKEPEPTTPKEPEPTTPKEPEPTTPKEPEPTTLKEPEPTTPKEPEPTTPKEPEPTTLKEPEPTTPKEPEPTTLKEPEPTTPKEPEPTTTKEPESTTRKEPEPTTPKEPEPTTPKEPEPTTPKEPEPTTPKEPEPTTPKEPEPTTPKEPEPTTPKEPEPTTPKKPEPTTPKEPEPTTPKEPEPTTPKEPEPTTPKEPEPTTRKEPEPTTPKEPEPTTPKEPEPTTPKKPEPTTTSPKTTTLKATTLAPKVTAPAEEIQNKPEETTPASEDSDDSKTTLKPQKPTKAPKPTKKPTKAPKKPTSTKKPKTPKTRKPKTTPSPLKTTSATPELNTTPLEVMLPTTTIPKQTPNPETAEVNPDHEDADGGEGEKPLIPGPPVLFPTAIPGTDLLAGRLNQGININPMLSDETNLCNGKPVDGLTTLRNGTLVAFRGHYFWMLNPFRPPSPPRRITEVWGIPSPIDTVFTRCNCEGKTFFFKDSQYWRFTNDVVDPGYPKQIVKGFGGLTGKIVAALSIAKYKDRPESVYFFKRGGNIQQYTYKQEPMKKCTGRRPAINYSVYGEAAQVRRRRFERAVGPFQTHTFRIHYSVPMRVSYQDKGFLHNEVKVSTMWRGFPNVVTSAITLPNIRKPDGYDYYAFSKDQYYNIDVPTRTARAITTRSGQTLSKIWYNCP; this is encoded by the exons TGCATAATCCCACATCACCATCTCCAAAGACTGCACCTCCGCCTCCAGGAGCATCTCACACCATCAAATCAACTACCAAACGCTCACCCAAATCACCAAAAAAGAAGACTAAGAAAGTTGTAGAATCTGAGGAAATAACAGAAG aACATTCTGTTTCTGAAAATCaagagtcctcctcctcctcctcttcttcctcttcaactATTCGGAAAATCAAGTCTTCCAAAAATTCAGCTAATAGAGAATTACAGAAGAACCCAAAAG tAAAAGATAACAAGAAAAACACTCCTAAAAAGAAACCCAATCCAGAACCGCCGGCTGTGGATGAAGCTGGAAGCGGGCTGGATAATGGTGAGTTCAAGCTCACCCCACCTCCTCCTGACCCTCCTACTACTCCACACAGCAAAGTCACCACATCTCCCAAGACTACAGCAGCAAAACCAGTAACTCCTAAACCCAGTCTTGCACCTAATTCTGAGACATCCAAAGAGGCATCTTTAGCATCCAATAAAGAGACAACAGTTGAAACGAAAGAGACTACTGCAACAAATAAACAATCTTCTGCCAGTAAAAAAAAGACGACTTCAGCTAAAGAGACACGGAGTGCAGAGAAAACATCTGATAAAGATGTTGAGCCCACATCTACAACTCCCAAGAACTCAGCTCCCACTACTACCAAGAAGCCTGTTACTACAACCAAGGAACCAGTTCCTACCACTCCCAAGGAGCCTGAACCCACAACTCCCAAGGAACCACCTCCAACCACCAAGAAGCCTGAACCCACCACCCCCAAGGAGCCTGAACCCACAACTCCCAAGGAGCCTGAACCCACCACCCCCAAGGAGCCTGAACCCACCACTCCCAAGGAGCCTGAACCCACAACTCCCAAGGAACCACCTCCAACCACCAAGAAGCCTGAACCCACCACCCCCAAGGAGCCTGAACCCACAACTCCCAAGGAGCCTgaacccaccaccaccaaggagcctgaacccaccaccaccaaggaGCCTGAATCCACCACCCGCAAGGAGCCTGAACCCACCACTCCCAAGGAGCCTGAACCCACAACTCCCAAGGAGCCTGAACCTACAACCCCCAAGGAGCCTGAACCCACAACTCCCAAGGAGCCTGAACCCACCACTCTCAAGGAGCCTGAACCCACCACGCCCAAGGAGCCTGAACCCACAACTCCCAAGGAGCCTGAACCTACAACCCCCAAGGAGCCTGAACCCACAACTCCCAAGGAGCCTGAACCCACAACTCCCAAGGAGCCTGAACCCACAACTCCCAAGGAGCCTGAACCCACAACTCCCAAGGAGCCTGAACCCACCACGCCCAAGGAGCCTGAACCCACAACCCCCAAGGAGCCTGAACCTACAACCCCCAAGGAGCCTGAACCCACAACTCCCAAGGAGCCTGAACCCACCACTCTCAAGGAGCCTGAACCTACAACCCCCAAGGAGCCTGAACCCACCACTCCCAAGGAGCCTGAACCCACCACTCTCAAGGAGCCTGAACCCACCACGCCCAAGGAGCCTGAACCCACCACTCTCAAGGAGCCTGAACCTACAACCCCCAAGGAGCCTgaacccaccaccaccaaggaGCCTGAATCCACCACCCGCAAGGAGCCTGAACCCACCACTCCCAAGGAGCCTGAACCCACAACTCCCAAGGAGCCTGAACCCACAACTCCCAAGGAGCCTGAACCCACCACGCCCAAGGAGCCTGAACCCACAACTCCCAAGGAGCCTGAACCCACCACGCCCAAGGAGCCTGAACCCACAACCCCCAAGGAGCCTGAACCCACAACTCCCAAGAAACCTGAACCCACAACTCCCAAGGAGCCTGAACCTACAACCCCCAAGGAGCCTGAACCCACCACCCCCAAGGAGCCTGAACCCACCACGCCCAAGGAGCCTGAACCCACAACTCGCAAGGAGCCTGAACCTACAACTCCCAAGGAGCCTGAACCTACAACCCCCAAGGAGCCTGAACCCACAACTCCCAAGAAGCCTGAACCCACCACCACATCACCCAAAACCACTACTCTGAAAGCAACAACTCTTGCACCCAAAGTAACTGCTCCAGCAGAAGAGATTCAGAACAAACCTGAAGAAACAACTCCTGCATCAGAAGATTCTGATGATTCTAAAACAACTCTAAAACCACAGAAGCCAACCAAAGCACCCAAGCCTACCAAAAAGCCAACCAAAGCACCCAAGAAGCCCACCTCTACCAAAAAGCCAAAGAcaccaaaaacaagaaaaccaaaaactacACCATCTCCTCTAAAGACGACTTCAGCAACACCTGAACTGAATACCACCCCTCTAGAAGTCATGCTGCCAACCACCACCATCCCTAAACAAACTCCAAACCCTGAAACAGCTGAAGTAAATCCAGATCATGAAGATGCAGATGGAGGTGAAGGAGAAAAACCTCTGATTCCCGGGCCCCCTGTGCTATTCCCCACAGCTATTCCAGGCACTGATCTTTTGGCCGGGAGACTCAATCAAGGCATTAACATCAATCCCATGCTTTCAG ATGAGACCAATTTATGCAATGGTAAGCCAGTGGATGGACTGACTACGCTGCGCAATGGGACATTAGTTGCATTTCGAG GTCATTATTTCTGGATGCTGAATCCATTCAGACCACCATCTCCACCACGCAGAATTACCGAAGTTTGGGGTATTCCCTCTCCTATTGACACAGTTTTTACTAGATGTAACTGTGAAGGAAAAACTTTCTTCTttaag GATTCTCAGTACTGGCGCTTCACCAATGATGTGGTAGATCCTGGGTATCCTAAACAAATTGTCAAAGGCTTTGGAGGACTAACAGGGAAGATAGTGGCTGCTCTTTCAATAGCCAAGTACAAGGACAGGCCTGAATCTGTGTACTTCTTCAAGAGAG GTGGCAACATTCAGCAGTACACTTATAAACAGGAGCCAATGAAGAAGTGCACAGGGAGGCGGCCTGCCATCAACTACTCGGTGTACGGGGAGGCAGCACAGGTCAGGAGGCGCCGCTTTGAGCGTGCTGTTGGACCTTTCCAGACACACACCTTCAGGATCCATTACTCGGTGCCCATGAGAGTTTCTTATCAAGACAAAG GTTTCCTCCACAATGAAGTCAAAGTGAGTACAATGTGGAGAGGGTTTCCAAATGTTGTTACTTCAGCGATAACACTGCCTAACATTAGGAAACCTGATGGCTATGATTACTACGCCTTTTCCAAAG atCAATACTATAACATTGATGTGCctacaagaacagcaagagcAATTACCACACGTTCAGGGCAGACCCTCTCCAAAATCTGGTACAACTGTCCTTGA
- the Prg4 gene encoding proteoglycan 4 isoform X2 encodes MGWKILPVCLSLLLPVVLIQQVSSQELSCKGRCFESFARGRECDCDSQCKQYGKCCADYDSFCEEVKDNKKNTPKKKPNPEPPAVDEAGSGLDNGEFKLTPPPPDPPTTPHSKVTTSPKTTAAKPVTPKPSLAPNSETSKEASLASNKETTVETKETTATNKQSSASKKKTTSAKETRSAEKTSDKDVEPTSTTPKNSAPTTTKKPVTTTKEPVPTTPKEPEPTTPKEPPPTTKKPEPTTPKEPEPTTPKEPEPTTPKEPEPTTPKEPEPTTPKEPPPTTKKPEPTTPKEPEPTTPKEPEPTTTKEPEPTTTKEPESTTRKEPEPTTPKEPEPTTPKEPEPTTPKEPEPTTPKEPEPTTLKEPEPTTPKEPEPTTPKEPEPTTPKEPEPTTPKEPEPTTPKEPEPTTPKEPEPTTPKEPEPTTPKEPEPTTPKEPEPTTPKEPEPTTPKEPEPTTLKEPEPTTPKEPEPTTPKEPEPTTLKEPEPTTPKEPEPTTLKEPEPTTPKEPEPTTTKEPESTTRKEPEPTTPKEPEPTTPKEPEPTTPKEPEPTTPKEPEPTTPKEPEPTTPKEPEPTTPKEPEPTTPKKPEPTTPKEPEPTTPKEPEPTTPKEPEPTTPKEPEPTTRKEPEPTTPKEPEPTTPKEPEPTTPKKPEPTTTSPKTTTLKATTLAPKVTAPAEEIQNKPEETTPASEDSDDSKTTLKPQKPTKAPKPTKKPTKAPKKPTSTKKPKTPKTRKPKTTPSPLKTTSATPELNTTPLEVMLPTTTIPKQTPNPETAEVNPDHEDADGGEGEKPLIPGPPVLFPTAIPGTDLLAGRLNQGININPMLSDETNLCNGKPVDGLTTLRNGTLVAFRGHYFWMLNPFRPPSPPRRITEVWGIPSPIDTVFTRCNCEGKTFFFKDSQYWRFTNDVVDPGYPKQIVKGFGGLTGKIVAALSIAKYKDRPESVYFFKRGGNIQQYTYKQEPMKKCTGRRPAINYSVYGEAAQVRRRRFERAVGPFQTHTFRIHYSVPMRVSYQDKGFLHNEVKVSTMWRGFPNVVTSAITLPNIRKPDGYDYYAFSKDQYYNIDVPTRTARAITTRSGQTLSKIWYNCP; translated from the exons tAAAAGATAACAAGAAAAACACTCCTAAAAAGAAACCCAATCCAGAACCGCCGGCTGTGGATGAAGCTGGAAGCGGGCTGGATAATGGTGAGTTCAAGCTCACCCCACCTCCTCCTGACCCTCCTACTACTCCACACAGCAAAGTCACCACATCTCCCAAGACTACAGCAGCAAAACCAGTAACTCCTAAACCCAGTCTTGCACCTAATTCTGAGACATCCAAAGAGGCATCTTTAGCATCCAATAAAGAGACAACAGTTGAAACGAAAGAGACTACTGCAACAAATAAACAATCTTCTGCCAGTAAAAAAAAGACGACTTCAGCTAAAGAGACACGGAGTGCAGAGAAAACATCTGATAAAGATGTTGAGCCCACATCTACAACTCCCAAGAACTCAGCTCCCACTACTACCAAGAAGCCTGTTACTACAACCAAGGAACCAGTTCCTACCACTCCCAAGGAGCCTGAACCCACAACTCCCAAGGAACCACCTCCAACCACCAAGAAGCCTGAACCCACCACCCCCAAGGAGCCTGAACCCACAACTCCCAAGGAGCCTGAACCCACCACCCCCAAGGAGCCTGAACCCACCACTCCCAAGGAGCCTGAACCCACAACTCCCAAGGAACCACCTCCAACCACCAAGAAGCCTGAACCCACCACCCCCAAGGAGCCTGAACCCACAACTCCCAAGGAGCCTgaacccaccaccaccaaggagcctgaacccaccaccaccaaggaGCCTGAATCCACCACCCGCAAGGAGCCTGAACCCACCACTCCCAAGGAGCCTGAACCCACAACTCCCAAGGAGCCTGAACCTACAACCCCCAAGGAGCCTGAACCCACAACTCCCAAGGAGCCTGAACCCACCACTCTCAAGGAGCCTGAACCCACCACGCCCAAGGAGCCTGAACCCACAACTCCCAAGGAGCCTGAACCTACAACCCCCAAGGAGCCTGAACCCACAACTCCCAAGGAGCCTGAACCCACAACTCCCAAGGAGCCTGAACCCACAACTCCCAAGGAGCCTGAACCCACAACTCCCAAGGAGCCTGAACCCACCACGCCCAAGGAGCCTGAACCCACAACCCCCAAGGAGCCTGAACCTACAACCCCCAAGGAGCCTGAACCCACAACTCCCAAGGAGCCTGAACCCACCACTCTCAAGGAGCCTGAACCTACAACCCCCAAGGAGCCTGAACCCACCACTCCCAAGGAGCCTGAACCCACCACTCTCAAGGAGCCTGAACCCACCACGCCCAAGGAGCCTGAACCCACCACTCTCAAGGAGCCTGAACCTACAACCCCCAAGGAGCCTgaacccaccaccaccaaggaGCCTGAATCCACCACCCGCAAGGAGCCTGAACCCACCACTCCCAAGGAGCCTGAACCCACAACTCCCAAGGAGCCTGAACCCACAACTCCCAAGGAGCCTGAACCCACCACGCCCAAGGAGCCTGAACCCACAACTCCCAAGGAGCCTGAACCCACCACGCCCAAGGAGCCTGAACCCACAACCCCCAAGGAGCCTGAACCCACAACTCCCAAGAAACCTGAACCCACAACTCCCAAGGAGCCTGAACCTACAACCCCCAAGGAGCCTGAACCCACCACCCCCAAGGAGCCTGAACCCACCACGCCCAAGGAGCCTGAACCCACAACTCGCAAGGAGCCTGAACCTACAACTCCCAAGGAGCCTGAACCTACAACCCCCAAGGAGCCTGAACCCACAACTCCCAAGAAGCCTGAACCCACCACCACATCACCCAAAACCACTACTCTGAAAGCAACAACTCTTGCACCCAAAGTAACTGCTCCAGCAGAAGAGATTCAGAACAAACCTGAAGAAACAACTCCTGCATCAGAAGATTCTGATGATTCTAAAACAACTCTAAAACCACAGAAGCCAACCAAAGCACCCAAGCCTACCAAAAAGCCAACCAAAGCACCCAAGAAGCCCACCTCTACCAAAAAGCCAAAGAcaccaaaaacaagaaaaccaaaaactacACCATCTCCTCTAAAGACGACTTCAGCAACACCTGAACTGAATACCACCCCTCTAGAAGTCATGCTGCCAACCACCACCATCCCTAAACAAACTCCAAACCCTGAAACAGCTGAAGTAAATCCAGATCATGAAGATGCAGATGGAGGTGAAGGAGAAAAACCTCTGATTCCCGGGCCCCCTGTGCTATTCCCCACAGCTATTCCAGGCACTGATCTTTTGGCCGGGAGACTCAATCAAGGCATTAACATCAATCCCATGCTTTCAG ATGAGACCAATTTATGCAATGGTAAGCCAGTGGATGGACTGACTACGCTGCGCAATGGGACATTAGTTGCATTTCGAG GTCATTATTTCTGGATGCTGAATCCATTCAGACCACCATCTCCACCACGCAGAATTACCGAAGTTTGGGGTATTCCCTCTCCTATTGACACAGTTTTTACTAGATGTAACTGTGAAGGAAAAACTTTCTTCTttaag GATTCTCAGTACTGGCGCTTCACCAATGATGTGGTAGATCCTGGGTATCCTAAACAAATTGTCAAAGGCTTTGGAGGACTAACAGGGAAGATAGTGGCTGCTCTTTCAATAGCCAAGTACAAGGACAGGCCTGAATCTGTGTACTTCTTCAAGAGAG GTGGCAACATTCAGCAGTACACTTATAAACAGGAGCCAATGAAGAAGTGCACAGGGAGGCGGCCTGCCATCAACTACTCGGTGTACGGGGAGGCAGCACAGGTCAGGAGGCGCCGCTTTGAGCGTGCTGTTGGACCTTTCCAGACACACACCTTCAGGATCCATTACTCGGTGCCCATGAGAGTTTCTTATCAAGACAAAG GTTTCCTCCACAATGAAGTCAAAGTGAGTACAATGTGGAGAGGGTTTCCAAATGTTGTTACTTCAGCGATAACACTGCCTAACATTAGGAAACCTGATGGCTATGATTACTACGCCTTTTCCAAAG atCAATACTATAACATTGATGTGCctacaagaacagcaagagcAATTACCACACGTTCAGGGCAGACCCTCTCCAAAATCTGGTACAACTGTCCTTGA